The proteins below are encoded in one region of Deltaproteobacteria bacterium:
- a CDS encoding FAD-binding protein → MGSHRAHQVAGGRRPRAWHLLRRRPPRRSGDADAGADAVRAERARGGSGAGGEVSLHRGSVRDDRQRRRGVRVNALADELSALGLQTAAIDPYARDESGCGEYPPQAAVQARTAAEVQKVLAYSRQRRIPVVPRGAGSGKSGGALAERGGIVLSLEKLDRIIEVSRADMVCVVEPGVILEKLQAAVEAEGLFYPPDPNSQAMCSIGGNLAHNAGGPRALKYGVTRDYVLGLRAVLPTGELIRTGHRSWKGVAGYDLTQLLVGSEGTLAVIVEATLKLIPLPRSVATLLAFFPDEDKAALAVQKIFGAGLLPRACELLDGPTMRAVSPRAPFKFPEGVGGALIVEHDGHGEGVFDELAKSGELCTEAGAHEVVAAQDEAQRRRVWETRRMISVALTAIRPHKISEDVAVPRGRLIELIGRVRAIGERFGLPTACYGHAGDGNLHVNLLFESQEERARGHAAVEEVLQAAIDLGGTITGEHGVGLAKRAFLAREQSRDVIELQRRLKLAFDPDNLLNPGKILPPPER, encoded by the coding sequence GTGGGGTCTCACCGGGCTCATCAAGTCGCTGGCGGAAGAAGGCCGCGAGCGTGGCATCTTCTGCGCCGCCGTCCTCCCCGGCGGAGTGGCGACGCGGATGCTGGAGCAGACGCCGTTCGAGCCGAGCGTGCGCGCGGAGGAAGTGGCGCGGGTGGTGAGGTTTCTCTGCACCGAGGCTCCGTTCGCGATGACCGGCAGCGCCGTCGAGGTGTTCGGGTGAACGCGCTCGCGGACGAGTTGTCGGCACTCGGGCTGCAGACGGCCGCCATCGATCCATACGCGCGCGACGAGAGCGGCTGTGGCGAGTATCCCCCGCAAGCGGCGGTGCAGGCGCGCACCGCGGCGGAGGTCCAGAAGGTGCTGGCCTACTCGCGACAGCGGAGGATTCCGGTCGTCCCCCGGGGAGCCGGTTCCGGGAAGAGCGGGGGAGCGCTGGCGGAGCGGGGCGGAATCGTGCTCTCGCTGGAAAAGCTGGACCGCATCATCGAGGTCTCTCGGGCCGACATGGTCTGCGTCGTCGAGCCGGGCGTCATCCTGGAAAAGCTGCAGGCGGCGGTGGAGGCCGAAGGTTTGTTCTATCCGCCCGACCCGAACTCGCAGGCGATGTGCTCCATCGGTGGAAACCTGGCGCACAACGCCGGCGGTCCGCGCGCGCTCAAGTACGGCGTGACGCGCGACTACGTGCTCGGGCTGCGGGCGGTCCTGCCCACGGGCGAATTGATCCGCACCGGTCACCGGAGCTGGAAAGGGGTGGCCGGCTACGACCTGACCCAGCTCCTCGTCGGGAGCGAAGGAACGCTGGCGGTGATCGTCGAAGCGACGCTGAAGCTCATCCCGCTTCCACGCTCGGTCGCGACGCTGCTGGCTTTCTTCCCGGACGAAGACAAGGCCGCGCTCGCGGTCCAGAAGATCTTTGGCGCGGGCCTCTTGCCGAGGGCCTGCGAGCTGCTCGACGGGCCCACGATGCGCGCGGTCAGCCCGCGGGCGCCGTTCAAGTTCCCCGAAGGCGTCGGCGGGGCGCTCATCGTCGAGCACGACGGCCACGGCGAAGGGGTCTTCGACGAGCTGGCGAAGTCCGGCGAGCTCTGCACCGAGGCCGGCGCCCACGAGGTGGTCGCCGCCCAGGACGAAGCCCAGCGCCGCCGCGTCTGGGAAACGCGGCGGATGATCTCGGTTGCCCTCACCGCCATCCGGCCGCACAAGATCAGCGAGGACGTCGCCGTCCCCCGCGGCAGGCTCATCGAGCTGATCGGGCGGGTGCGCGCCATCGGTGAGCGCTTTGGCCTGCCGACGGCGTGCTACGGACATGCCGGCGACGGCAACCTGCATGTCAATCTGCTCTTCGAATCCCAGGAGGAGCGCGCGCGCGGCCACGCGGCGGTGGAAGAGGTCCTCCAGGCCGCCATCGATCTGGGCGGGACGATCACGGGGGAGCACGGAGTCGGCCTCGCCAAGCGCGCCTTTCTCGCGCGCGAGCAGAGCCGCGATGTCATCGAGCTGCAGCGACGGCTCAAATTGGCCTTCGATCCGGACAACCTGTTGAATCCCGGCAAGATACTGCCACCACCGGAGCGCTAG
- a CDS encoding SDR family oxidoreductase — protein MKALVTGASRGIGLAVAEALIADGAQVTVCASRSVPEVRGAALARRCDVSDEADVRALFAEAGRCDCVVLNAGVLERGPIESFSAQQWDRVLGVNLRGAFLCAREGFRTGATRIVAIGSISGTLGTAHGAAYNASKWGLTGLIKSLAEEGRERGIFCAAVLPGGVATRMLEQTPFEPSVRAEEVARVVRFLCTEAPFAMTGSAVEVFG, from the coding sequence ATGAAGGCGCTGGTCACAGGCGCCTCGCGGGGGATCGGCCTTGCCGTCGCAGAAGCCCTGATTGCCGACGGAGCGCAGGTGACCGTGTGCGCATCCCGATCCGTGCCCGAGGTGCGCGGCGCCGCTCTCGCGCGGCGCTGCGATGTGTCCGACGAAGCGGACGTCCGCGCGCTCTTCGCCGAGGCGGGGCGCTGCGATTGCGTCGTGCTCAACGCCGGCGTGCTGGAGCGCGGGCCGATCGAGTCGTTCAGCGCGCAGCAGTGGGACCGCGTTCTCGGCGTCAACCTGCGCGGCGCGTTTCTCTGCGCCCGCGAGGGCTTCCGTACCGGCGCCACCCGGATCGTCGCGATCGGCTCGATCAGCGGGACGCTGGGCACCGCGCACGGTGCCGCCTACAACGCGAGCAAGTGGGGTCTCACCGGGCTCATCAAGTCGCTGGCGGAAGAAGGCCGCGAGCGTGGCATCTTCTGCGCCGCCGTCCTCCCCGGCGGAGTGGCGACGCGGATGCTGGAGCAGACGCCGTTCGAGCCGAGCGTGCGCGCGGAGGAAGTGGCGCGGGTGGTGAGGTTTCTCTGCACCGAGGCTCCGTTCGCGATGACCGGCAGCGCCGTCGAGGTGTTCGGGTGA
- a CDS encoding GTP cyclohydrolase I, producing the protein MALPDRKAQSPDRKALAKAIEDLLLASGAELDAETRETPGRVAKAFSEDLLDGYARDAVETLKSSLVPAPRRGELVIASQIDFHAMCPHHLLPYKGTAAVGYVADQWLVGFGKIAEATDALAHRLILQEQLVHRLCESIGAALNPLGAGVVIVAEHGCMQVRGPMRRHSRITVQAWAGVFEKDAELRHSLARRAEGG; encoded by the coding sequence ATGGCGCTGCCGGATCGCAAAGCGCAGTCGCCCGACCGCAAGGCGCTCGCCAAGGCCATCGAGGATCTCTTGCTGGCCTCCGGCGCCGAGCTGGACGCCGAGACGCGTGAGACTCCGGGCCGCGTGGCCAAGGCATTCAGCGAAGACCTGCTCGACGGCTACGCGCGCGATGCGGTGGAGACGCTGAAGAGCTCGCTCGTGCCGGCGCCCCGCCGCGGCGAGCTTGTGATCGCCTCGCAGATCGACTTCCACGCGATGTGCCCGCACCATCTGCTTCCCTACAAGGGCACCGCGGCGGTCGGCTATGTCGCGGATCAGTGGCTGGTCGGCTTCGGCAAGATCGCCGAGGCGACCGATGCGCTGGCGCACAGGCTGATCCTGCAGGAGCAGCTCGTGCACCGCCTTTGCGAGAGCATCGGTGCCGCGCTCAACCCGCTCGGCGCCGGCGTCGTCATCGTCGCCGAGCACGGGTGCATGCAGGTCCGCGGTCCCATGCGCCGGCACAGCCGGATCACTGTCCAGGCCTGGGCGGGCGTGTTCGAGAAGGACGCCGAGCTGCGCCATTCGCTGGCTCGGCGCGCGGAAGGAGGATGA
- the queD gene encoding 6-carboxytetrahydropterin synthase QueD translates to MHQIEAEFSFAAAHRLPRYNGKCFNLHGHNYRFQVVLRGEPDPYSGIFVDFGDVEKIVKEHVLDRVDHTNLNDSIENPTAENIATWMWHHLEGKLPGLVEIRLWEVPTSCVVYRGPHGKW, encoded by the coding sequence ATGCATCAGATCGAAGCAGAGTTCAGCTTCGCGGCCGCCCACCGGCTTCCGCGTTACAACGGCAAGTGCTTCAACCTGCACGGCCACAACTACCGCTTTCAGGTCGTGCTGCGCGGCGAGCCCGACCCCTACTCGGGCATCTTCGTGGACTTCGGCGACGTCGAGAAGATCGTCAAGGAGCACGTGCTCGACCGCGTCGATCACACCAACCTGAACGACTCCATCGAGAACCCGACGGCGGAGAACATCGCGACCTGGATGTGGCACCACCTGGAAGGAAAGCTGCCGGGGCTCGTCGAGATCCGGCTCTGGGAAGTTCCCACGAGCTGCGTGGTCTACCGCGGTCCACACGGGAAATGGTGA
- the ribA gene encoding GTP cyclohydrolase II, whose protein sequence is MSSAHLHAVPSPNSLVELYSEAPLPTRHGLLRAFVFRETGTGKEHVVAVKGDVRGHEGVPVRVHSECLTSEILGSLKCDCREQLEHALDVIGRSERGAMIYLRQEGRGIGLGNKIRAYALQARGADTYEANRALGFGDDLRRYDIAAQMLKELGVRSIDLITNNPQKIAGLEVEGVTVRRRIPSLAKSNPHNIGYLRTKRERTGHLIELSEQKTSA, encoded by the coding sequence TTGTCGAGCGCACACCTGCACGCCGTACCGTCCCCGAACAGCCTGGTCGAGCTCTATTCGGAAGCGCCGCTTCCCACGCGCCACGGGCTGTTGCGGGCGTTCGTATTCCGCGAGACCGGGACCGGCAAGGAACATGTCGTCGCGGTCAAGGGCGACGTTCGCGGCCATGAAGGCGTGCCGGTGCGCGTCCACAGCGAGTGCCTGACGAGCGAGATCCTCGGCTCGCTCAAGTGCGACTGCCGGGAGCAGCTCGAGCACGCCCTCGACGTGATCGGCCGTTCCGAGCGCGGGGCGATGATCTATCTGCGGCAGGAAGGGCGCGGCATCGGGCTCGGGAACAAGATCCGCGCTTACGCGCTGCAGGCGCGCGGCGCCGACACGTACGAGGCGAATCGGGCACTCGGCTTCGGCGACGACCTGCGCCGCTACGACATCGCCGCGCAGATGCTGAAGGAGCTCGGGGTGCGGTCGATCGACCTGATCACCAACAATCCGCAGAAGATCGCCGGCCTGGAAGTGGAGGGCGTGACCGTGCGCCGGCGGATTCCGTCGCTCGCGAAGAGCAATCCGCACAACATCGGTTACTTGCGCACGAAGCGCGAACGGACCGGGCATCTCATCGAGCTGTCCGAGCAGAAGACGTCGGCGTAG
- the lipB gene encoding lipoyl(octanoyl) transferase LipB, giving the protein MHVRRLGRVEYEDGLAMQKLLVEARARGLVPDTLLLLEHPPVITLGRGAKAHNVLWPSELLASRGFEVFETDRGGDVTYHGPGQIVGYPVVDLKPDRKDVRKYVASLEEIMIRVAGEYGIGAARVAGRTGVWTPAGKLGAIGVHISRWITSHGFAFNVRTDLADFSAIVPCGIQDASVASLQSLLGEAPPLHEVEDVFALKAGQVWETEVFEVPPELRTVSVTLRRDDGRVLLLRRTAARGGFWQILTGRMEPGESPLQTAAREVHEETGFSPLLADLRELRYVHSLALGGRIPPVFAQETAFAVRVEGEPTLSDEHDEHRWCTPEEALRLLPFAGLRRAVRVALVL; this is encoded by the coding sequence TTGCACGTCCGCCGCCTCGGCCGCGTCGAATACGAGGACGGCCTCGCCATGCAGAAGCTGCTGGTCGAGGCGCGCGCCCGGGGCCTCGTTCCGGACACGCTGCTGCTTCTCGAGCACCCGCCGGTGATCACGCTGGGCCGGGGAGCGAAGGCGCACAACGTCCTCTGGCCGTCGGAGCTGCTCGCCTCCCGCGGCTTCGAGGTGTTCGAGACGGATCGCGGGGGCGACGTGACCTACCACGGTCCCGGGCAGATCGTGGGCTACCCCGTCGTCGACCTGAAGCCGGACCGCAAGGACGTCCGCAAATACGTGGCGTCGCTGGAGGAGATCATGATCCGCGTCGCCGGGGAGTACGGCATCGGCGCCGCGCGGGTCGCAGGGCGAACCGGAGTCTGGACGCCCGCGGGCAAGCTCGGCGCCATCGGAGTGCACATCTCCCGCTGGATCACCTCGCACGGTTTCGCCTTCAACGTCCGCACCGACCTCGCTGACTTCTCCGCCATCGTGCCGTGCGGAATCCAGGATGCGAGCGTGGCGTCGCTGCAGTCGCTGCTCGGCGAGGCGCCTCCGCTGCACGAGGTGGAGGACGTGTTCGCGCTGAAGGCCGGCCAGGTCTGGGAGACGGAGGTCTTCGAGGTACCGCCGGAATTGCGAACGGTCAGCGTCACGCTGCGGCGGGACGACGGCAGGGTCCTCCTGCTCAGGCGCACGGCCGCGCGCGGCGGCTTCTGGCAGATCCTGACGGGGCGCATGGAACCGGGCGAGAGCCCGCTGCAGACGGCGGCGCGGGAGGTGCACGAAGAGACCGGCTTCTCCCCGCTGCTCGCCGACTTGCGCGAGCTGCGCTACGTGCACTCGCTCGCGCTGGGAGGACGCATTCCGCCGGTGTTCGCGCAAGAGACGGCGTTCGCGGTGCGGGTCGAGGGTGAGCCGACGCTCTCCGACGAGCACGACGAGCACCGCTGGTGCACGCCCGAGGAGGCCCTGCGGCTCTTGCCCTTCGCCGGCCTGCGCCGCGCGGTGCGAGTCGCACTCGTCCTCTGA
- the pdhA gene encoding pyruvate dehydrogenase (acetyl-transferring) E1 component subunit alpha has translation MKPARKLETPPLPREVLLRLYREMVRLRTLDERMMTLQRQGRVGFYGACTGQEAATLASAIALEASDWIFPALREGGAMLLRGFPLVPYLCQIFGNSGDETKGRQMPSHMASKSVNQVSWSSCIGTQLPQAVGAAMAARIKGDRTVIAAYMGDGATSEGDFHVAMNFAGVFKAPVVFICQNNHWAISVPTAKQTASESIAVKADAYGFPGVKVDGNDAVAVYGAMKEAVDRARNGGGPTLVECETYRIGAHSSSDDPTRYRDEREVERWKKRDPLELMRSRLQAWGMWTAQKEDELRAQVLEQVNAAIAEAEKKPDPPRESLFDDVYANAPWSLREQREELLRSPPAPRSGTAH, from the coding sequence ATGAAGCCCGCCCGCAAGCTCGAAACGCCTCCGTTGCCCCGCGAAGTCCTCCTCCGCCTCTACCGCGAGATGGTCCGCCTGCGCACGCTGGACGAGCGGATGATGACCCTGCAGCGGCAGGGCCGCGTCGGCTTCTACGGCGCCTGCACCGGTCAGGAGGCTGCCACGCTCGCCTCCGCCATCGCGCTGGAAGCCAGCGACTGGATCTTCCCGGCGCTTCGCGAAGGCGGGGCGATGCTGCTGAGAGGGTTCCCGCTGGTGCCGTACCTCTGCCAGATCTTCGGCAACTCCGGCGACGAGACCAAGGGACGGCAGATGCCCTCGCACATGGCCTCGAAGAGCGTCAACCAGGTGAGCTGGTCGAGCTGCATCGGAACCCAGCTTCCACAGGCAGTGGGAGCGGCCATGGCGGCGCGCATCAAGGGCGATCGGACGGTGATCGCGGCGTACATGGGCGACGGGGCGACCAGCGAGGGCGATTTCCACGTCGCCATGAACTTCGCCGGCGTCTTCAAGGCGCCCGTGGTCTTCATCTGCCAGAACAACCACTGGGCGATCAGCGTGCCCACCGCGAAGCAGACCGCGAGCGAGTCCATCGCCGTGAAGGCGGATGCGTACGGCTTCCCCGGGGTCAAGGTCGACGGAAACGATGCCGTCGCCGTCTACGGAGCGATGAAAGAGGCGGTCGATCGGGCGCGCAACGGAGGCGGTCCCACCCTGGTCGAATGCGAGACTTACCGGATCGGCGCCCACAGCTCTTCCGACGATCCGACGCGCTACCGCGACGAGCGCGAGGTCGAGCGATGGAAGAAGCGCGACCCGCTGGAGCTGATGCGGTCGCGCCTGCAGGCCTGGGGGATGTGGACGGCGCAGAAGGAGGACGAGCTGCGCGCCCAGGTCCTCGAACAGGTGAACGCCGCCATCGCCGAGGCGGAAAAGAAACCGGATCCTCCGCGGGAATCGCTGTTCGACGACGTCTACGCCAACGCGCCCTGGTCGTTGCGCGAGCAACGCGAGGAGCTGCTGCGAAGTCCCCCGGCTCCGCGCAGCGGCACGGCGCACTGA
- a CDS encoding DUF962 domain-containing protein — MQTFAEFWPFYLREHSRPTTRRLHFAGTTLSLVLLLSALALRSGWLVLAALVCGYAFAWVGHFFVEHNRPATFKYPLWSFAADWKMWALAFRGRLGAELARAGVKP; from the coding sequence ATGCAAACCTTTGCCGAGTTCTGGCCCTTCTACCTGCGCGAGCATTCGCGTCCGACGACGCGCAGGTTGCACTTCGCCGGCACGACGCTATCGCTGGTGCTGCTGCTGAGCGCGCTGGCGTTGCGGAGCGGGTGGCTCGTACTGGCAGCGCTCGTCTGTGGGTACGCATTCGCCTGGGTCGGTCACTTCTTCGTCGAGCACAACCGGCCGGCCACGTTCAAGTACCCGCTCTGGAGCTTCGCAGCGGACTGGAAGATGTGGGCCCTCGCGTTCAGAGGGCGGCTCGGCGCGGAGCTGGCACGGGCGGGGGTGAAGCCCTGA
- a CDS encoding 2-oxo acid dehydrogenase subunit E2 — translation MAQFEFKLPDIGEGVVEGEIVKWLVKPGDQIVEDQPLVEVMTDKATVTIPSPRRGKVVETVGKEGDIAKVHSTLVVLDLDGEGTAQATPTSGVPAQAAPSVSPQQAGQPAPLQTANVPQPQAGASAHGAQTSAHASRNGDGHKVLATPVTRRMAREMGVDLAALQGSGPQGRVMKADVLAHAENKSRPPPQAPPPRMQALAQDEVRPMRGLRKSIAKSMVQSHTYVVPFTFVEECDTSALTSLRERINAELARRGEAKLSYLPFIAKALLHGFARYPELNAVMDEEKQALVVKKDVNLGFGAATEQGLTVFVVKDVRSKTIREIGAEIDRLGKAAREQKLQLQDLQGSTFTITSLGRDGGLMATPVVKHPEVAILGIHKIKEYARPVRRGDGSVGVEIAERMNLSCSFDHRVIDGHIGAAFLYEVIHALEAPELLLLDQI, via the coding sequence ATGGCCCAGTTCGAGTTCAAGCTGCCCGACATCGGCGAAGGCGTGGTGGAGGGCGAGATCGTCAAGTGGCTGGTGAAGCCCGGCGATCAGATCGTGGAGGACCAGCCGCTGGTCGAAGTGATGACCGACAAGGCCACGGTGACGATCCCCAGCCCGCGGCGCGGGAAGGTGGTGGAGACGGTCGGCAAGGAAGGCGACATCGCCAAGGTGCACTCGACGCTCGTGGTGCTCGACCTCGATGGCGAGGGAACTGCTCAAGCCACACCAACCTCTGGCGTTCCGGCGCAAGCGGCGCCGAGCGTGTCGCCGCAGCAGGCGGGGCAGCCGGCGCCGCTGCAGACGGCGAACGTCCCGCAACCGCAGGCCGGCGCGTCCGCGCACGGCGCGCAGACCAGCGCTCATGCCTCGCGCAACGGCGACGGTCACAAGGTGCTCGCGACTCCGGTGACGCGGCGGATGGCAAGGGAGATGGGCGTCGATCTGGCGGCTCTGCAGGGCTCTGGCCCGCAGGGCCGGGTGATGAAGGCCGACGTGCTCGCTCACGCGGAAAACAAGTCGCGTCCTCCGCCGCAGGCGCCCCCGCCACGGATGCAGGCGCTGGCGCAGGACGAGGTGCGGCCGATGCGGGGGCTGCGCAAGAGCATCGCGAAGAGCATGGTGCAGAGCCACACCTACGTGGTGCCGTTCACCTTCGTGGAGGAGTGCGACACCTCGGCGCTCACTTCGCTGCGCGAGCGTATCAACGCGGAGCTCGCCCGGCGCGGCGAGGCGAAACTGAGCTATCTGCCGTTCATCGCCAAGGCGCTGCTCCACGGGTTCGCCAGGTACCCCGAGCTGAACGCCGTGATGGACGAGGAGAAGCAGGCGCTGGTGGTGAAAAAGGACGTCAACCTCGGTTTTGGCGCCGCCACCGAACAGGGGCTCACCGTGTTCGTGGTGAAGGACGTGCGCAGCAAGACCATCCGGGAGATCGGAGCGGAGATCGACCGACTGGGCAAGGCGGCCCGCGAGCAGAAGCTGCAGCTCCAAGATCTGCAGGGCTCGACGTTCACCATCACCTCGCTGGGCAGGGACGGCGGCCTGATGGCGACGCCGGTGGTGAAGCATCCCGAAGTCGCGATCCTCGGCATCCACAAGATCAAGGAGTACGCCCGGCCGGTCCGCCGCGGCGACGGCAGCGTGGGCGTGGAGATCGCCGAGCGGATGAACCTTTCCTGCTCGTTCGATCACCGGGTGATCGACGGTCACATCGGCGCTGCGTTCCTGTACGAGGTCATCCACGCGCTGGAAGCGCCGGAGCTGCTGCTGCTCGACCAGATCTGA
- a CDS encoding alpha-ketoacid dehydrogenase subunit beta yields MPAWNIIQAVNDALRMEMRRDPRVVVLGEDVGKFGGVFRATVGLIEEFGADRVIDTPLAESGIVGAAIGMAMYGLRPVPEIQFSDFIFPAFDQIVNELAKLRYRSGGQYAAPVVIRTPVGGGIKGGHYHSQSPEALFIHTPGLQVLCPSNPIDAKGLLISAIRQDDPVIFMEPKRVYRAARGDVPEGEYTVPIGEAKVVREGSGMTVIGWGAMFHEAQQAVEQDPQLDAELIDLRTLWPLDIETLARSVRKTGRCAIVQEAPKTCGFAAEISALVQERCFTSLQAPVSRITGWDTPFPYTLENDYLPLAPRILRSLRELKAYEA; encoded by the coding sequence ATGCCGGCCTGGAACATCATTCAGGCGGTCAACGACGCGCTGAGGATGGAGATGCGGCGCGATCCGCGCGTCGTGGTGCTGGGCGAGGATGTCGGGAAGTTCGGCGGCGTCTTCCGGGCCACGGTGGGACTGATCGAGGAGTTCGGCGCCGATCGGGTGATCGACACGCCGCTCGCCGAATCAGGGATCGTCGGCGCCGCCATCGGGATGGCGATGTATGGCCTGCGGCCGGTGCCCGAGATCCAGTTCTCGGATTTCATCTTTCCGGCCTTCGACCAGATCGTGAACGAGCTGGCGAAGCTCCGGTACCGGAGCGGCGGCCAGTACGCCGCGCCGGTGGTGATCCGCACTCCGGTGGGGGGCGGGATCAAGGGCGGCCACTACCACTCGCAGTCGCCGGAAGCGCTGTTCATCCACACGCCCGGCCTTCAGGTGCTCTGTCCCTCGAACCCCATCGACGCGAAGGGCTTGCTCATCTCCGCCATCCGCCAGGACGACCCGGTCATCTTCATGGAGCCCAAGCGGGTCTACCGCGCCGCGCGCGGGGATGTGCCGGAGGGCGAGTACACGGTCCCGATCGGCGAGGCGAAGGTGGTCCGCGAGGGCAGCGGCATGACGGTGATCGGCTGGGGCGCCATGTTTCACGAGGCGCAGCAGGCGGTCGAGCAGGATCCGCAACTCGATGCCGAGCTCATCGATCTGAGGACGCTCTGGCCCCTCGACATCGAGACGCTGGCGCGCAGCGTGCGCAAGACCGGGCGCTGCGCCATCGTGCAGGAAGCGCCGAAGACCTGTGGATTCGCCGCGGAGATCAGCGCCCTCGTGCAGGAGCGTTGCTTCACCTCGCTGCAAGCGCCCGTCTCTCGCATCACCGGCTGGGACACGCCGTTCCCCTACACGCTGGAAAATGACTATCTGCCGCTCGCGCCGCGCATCCTCCGGTCGCTGCGCGAGCTGAAAGCCTACGAGGCCTGA
- the lipA gene encoding lipoyl synthase encodes MADSLIQLGGAARKWREPKPEWLRVRMPGGGRYEQVKRTLRELNLHTVCEEASCPNVGECWGGGTATVMLMGDVCTRGCRFCDVSSGLPAPLDPLEPRHLAEAVGRLGLDYLVVTSVNRDELQDGGASHFAQAIVELRRAAPKTLVEVLTPDFQGSRDALQMIVDAQPTVAAHNVETVERLTPRVRDRRATYRQSLDVLDFYKRRGMRTKSSIMLGLGETHGEVITAMRDLRSVGCDILTLGQYLRPSEKHLAVEEFVRPEVFSRLEREGLALGFRLVAAGPLVRSSYKAGEYFIQRWVENGG; translated from the coding sequence ATGGCCGACTCGCTGATCCAGCTCGGCGGCGCCGCGCGCAAGTGGCGGGAGCCCAAGCCGGAATGGCTGCGAGTGCGCATGCCAGGCGGCGGCCGGTACGAGCAGGTCAAGCGCACGCTCCGCGAGCTGAACCTGCATACCGTTTGCGAAGAGGCGAGCTGCCCCAACGTCGGCGAGTGCTGGGGCGGCGGCACGGCGACCGTCATGCTGATGGGCGACGTCTGCACGCGCGGCTGCCGCTTCTGCGACGTGAGCAGCGGCCTACCCGCGCCACTCGATCCTCTCGAGCCGCGCCACCTCGCCGAGGCGGTGGGCCGCCTGGGGCTCGATTACCTGGTGGTGACGAGCGTCAACCGCGACGAGCTCCAGGACGGCGGGGCTTCCCACTTCGCACAGGCCATCGTCGAGCTCCGGCGCGCGGCTCCGAAGACGCTCGTCGAAGTGCTCACCCCCGACTTCCAGGGGTCGCGCGACGCGCTGCAGATGATCGTCGATGCGCAGCCGACGGTCGCGGCGCACAACGTCGAGACCGTCGAGCGGCTCACTCCGCGCGTCCGCGACCGCCGCGCCACCTACCGCCAATCGCTCGACGTGCTCGACTTCTACAAGCGCCGCGGGATGCGGACGAAGAGCAGCATCATGCTCGGGCTCGGCGAGACGCACGGCGAGGTGATCACCGCGATGCGCGATCTGCGCTCGGTGGGTTGCGACATCCTCACGCTCGGGCAGTACCTGCGGCCGAGCGAGAAGCACCTCGCGGTCGAGGAATTCGTCCGACCCGAGGTGTTCTCGCGCCTCGAACGCGAGGGACTGGCCCTCGGCTTCCGCTTGGTCGCCGCCGGACCGCTGGTCCGCTCCAGCTACAAGGCCGGCGAGTACTTCATCCAGCGCTGGGTCGAGAACGGCGGATAG